One window of Mesorhizobium loti R88b genomic DNA carries:
- a CDS encoding shikimate kinase: MNAHQANPPGETHAALLGRLGSRSIVFVGLMGAGKTAIGRKVATMLSLPFIDSDQEIESVSRMTVPELFERYGETEFRALEQRVILRVLENGPQVLSTGGGAFMNAQTREAIAAHGVSVWLKAELDLLMDRVSKKQNRPLLKSADPRAVLERLMGERYPVYATADVTVPTRDDRKEVIAAEVLDALCRHFGIDEIAATGEVES; the protein is encoded by the coding sequence ATGAACGCGCACCAGGCAAATCCTCCAGGCGAGACCCACGCCGCACTGCTTGGCCGGCTGGGCAGCCGGTCCATCGTCTTTGTCGGCCTGATGGGCGCCGGCAAGACGGCGATCGGCCGCAAGGTGGCGACCATGCTTTCGTTGCCTTTCATCGACAGCGACCAGGAGATCGAGAGCGTCTCGCGCATGACCGTTCCGGAACTGTTCGAGCGCTATGGCGAAACCGAGTTCAGGGCGCTGGAACAGCGCGTCATCCTGCGCGTGCTGGAGAACGGTCCACAGGTTTTGTCGACCGGCGGCGGCGCCTTCATGAACGCGCAGACGCGCGAGGCGATCGCCGCGCACGGCGTGTCGGTGTGGCTGAAGGCCGAACTCGACCTTTTGATGGACCGGGTTTCGAAAAAGCAGAACCGGCCACTTTTGAAAAGTGCCGATCCCCGGGCCGTGCTGGAGCGGCTGATGGGGGAGCGCTATCCAGTCTATGCAACCGCTGATGTCACCGTGCCAACCCGCGACGACCGCAAGGAAGTCATCGCCGCCGAGGTGCTGGACGCACTGTGCCGGCATTTCGGCATCGATGAAATTGCAGCGACGGGCGAGGTCGAATCGTGA
- the aroB gene encoding 3-dehydroquinate synthase, with translation MSADQPVTVEVGLGDRAYDILIGSGLLSRAGEEISRRLPGTRAAVVTDENVAAAHLDTLKAGLEKGGVQPTVITMPPGEKTKSFAHLETVVDGVLAARLERGDVVIAFGGGVIGDLTGFAAGIVRRGMNFVQIPTSLLAQVDSSVGGKTGINSPRGKNLVGVFLQPKLVLADTEVLDTLPIREFRAGYAELAKYGLIDRPEFFGWLEANWRQVFAGGPERAQAIAEACRAKADVVARDEFETGDRALLNLGHTFGHALEAATQYDGTRLVHGEGVAIGMALAYRFSSRLNLASPDDAARVEAHLRAVGLPWRMSDIPGDLPDAEALLSFISQDKKVSRGALTFILTRGIGQAFIAKDVPASEVLAFLGENHPANGKAG, from the coding sequence GTGAGCGCGGATCAGCCCGTCACCGTCGAAGTCGGGCTTGGCGACCGGGCCTACGACATATTGATCGGCTCCGGCCTTTTGTCGCGTGCCGGTGAGGAGATTTCGCGCCGCCTGCCGGGCACGCGTGCCGCTGTGGTTACCGACGAGAATGTTGCCGCCGCACATCTCGATACGCTGAAGGCCGGGCTTGAGAAGGGCGGCGTCCAGCCCACCGTCATCACCATGCCACCGGGCGAGAAAACCAAGAGCTTTGCCCATCTCGAGACGGTGGTCGATGGCGTGCTGGCAGCCAGGCTGGAGCGCGGCGACGTCGTCATCGCGTTTGGCGGCGGCGTTATCGGCGATCTCACCGGTTTTGCCGCCGGCATTGTGCGGCGTGGCATGAATTTCGTGCAGATCCCAACCTCGCTCCTGGCGCAGGTCGATTCCTCCGTCGGTGGCAAGACCGGCATCAACAGCCCGCGCGGCAAGAACCTTGTCGGCGTCTTCCTGCAGCCCAAGCTGGTGCTGGCCGACACCGAAGTGCTCGATACATTGCCGATCCGCGAATTCCGCGCCGGCTATGCCGAGCTCGCCAAATACGGGCTGATCGACCGGCCGGAGTTTTTTGGCTGGCTGGAAGCGAACTGGAGACAAGTTTTCGCCGGCGGGCCGGAGCGGGCGCAGGCGATTGCTGAAGCCTGCCGGGCCAAAGCCGATGTCGTCGCCCGCGACGAGTTCGAGACCGGCGACCGCGCCCTGCTCAATCTCGGCCACACGTTCGGCCACGCGCTCGAAGCTGCCACGCAGTATGACGGAACCCGCCTCGTCCATGGCGAAGGGGTCGCCATCGGCATGGCGCTGGCCTATCGTTTTTCGTCACGGCTCAACCTGGCCAGCCCCGACGACGCGGCACGCGTCGAGGCGCATCTGCGCGCCGTCGGCCTGCCGTGGCGGATGTCCGATATTCCAGGCGATCTGCCTGATGCCGAGGCGCTGCTTTCCTTCATCAGCCAGGACAAGAAGGTGTCGCGCGGGGCGCTGACCTTCATCTTGACACGCGGCATCGGCCAGGCCTTCATCGCCAAGGATGTACCGGCCTCGGAAGTGCTGGCGTTCCTCGGCGAAAATCATCCAGCCAATGGGAAAGCCGGCTGA
- a CDS encoding HlyC/CorC family transporter: protein MDTGWTVVAVLAILILLVVAVRTRLLAMFGYELSRIEPQRSSEAELRGAVDDFRRDGQVVREDRDRVGGLFDLAELEVSDIMVHRTNMRSVNADNAPEAVVREILQSPHTRMPLWKGSLDNIVGVLHAKDLLRALNEVGNDFSRIDVMKIASKPWFVPDTTTLQEQLNAFLRRKAHFAIVVDEYGEVEGLVTLEDIIEEIVGEIADEHDVDIQGVKQEADGSVVVDGTVPIRDLNRALDWNLPDEEATTIAGLVIHEAQSIPEEKQAFTFHGKRFIVMKRDKNRIARVRIRPVA from the coding sequence ATGGACACCGGCTGGACCGTCGTCGCCGTCCTTGCCATCCTCATCCTGCTGGTCGTTGCCGTGCGCACGCGCCTGCTTGCCATGTTTGGCTACGAGCTGTCGCGCATCGAGCCGCAGCGCTCGAGCGAGGCCGAATTGCGCGGTGCGGTCGACGATTTCCGCCGTGACGGCCAGGTTGTGCGCGAGGACCGCGATCGCGTCGGCGGCCTGTTCGATCTGGCCGAGCTCGAAGTCTCCGACATCATGGTCCACCGCACCAACATGCGCTCGGTCAATGCCGACAATGCGCCGGAAGCGGTGGTGCGCGAGATCCTGCAGAGCCCGCACACCCGCATGCCGCTGTGGAAGGGCTCGCTCGACAACATTGTCGGCGTGCTGCACGCCAAGGATCTGCTGCGTGCGCTGAACGAAGTCGGCAACGACTTTTCCAGGATCGACGTGATGAAGATCGCCTCGAAGCCGTGGTTCGTGCCCGACACCACGACCCTGCAGGAGCAGCTCAACGCCTTCCTGCGCCGCAAGGCGCATTTCGCCATCGTCGTCGACGAATATGGCGAGGTCGAGGGGCTGGTGACGCTGGAGGACATCATCGAGGAGATCGTCGGCGAAATCGCCGACGAGCACGATGTCGACATCCAGGGCGTCAAACAGGAGGCCGACGGCTCCGTTGTTGTCGACGGCACGGTGCCGATCCGCGACCTGAACCGGGCGCTCGACTGGAACCTGCCGGACGAGGAAGCGACCACTATTGCCGGCCTCGTTATCCATGAGGCGCAGTCGATCCCTGAGGAAAAGCAGGCCTTCACGTTCCACGGCAAGCGCTTCATTGTCATGAAGCGCGACAAGAACCGCATTGCCAGAGTAAGGATCAGGCCCGTCGCGTAG
- a CDS encoding alpha/beta hydrolase — MIDRRTLLLASMAALLPATAFARQSSPSPKTFDYGPAKLDIYAPDGATSLPVVFFVHGGAWEFGKSSQVGAKPAFLLANGFCFVSIDYRMLPDADVATQAGDVERAYAYVRANIAQHGGDPNRIVGMGHSAGCHLIALTGMRGGLPGVAGLLLDDTRAYDLAALQKNGGMVRAYARVFSDPSKWAALSPASYVDGRKHPPTFIAYSGASGRGEDSKTFAERLRATGTEVTLFDGSAYTHMSINHDFGEDGDALTAAALTFLKSTVG; from the coding sequence ATGATCGATCGGCGAACCCTGCTTTTGGCGTCAATGGCCGCTCTTTTGCCGGCCACGGCTTTTGCGCGCCAGTCGTCGCCATCTCCCAAGACCTTCGACTACGGCCCGGCCAAGCTCGATATCTATGCGCCCGACGGCGCAACCAGCCTGCCGGTCGTCTTCTTCGTCCATGGCGGCGCCTGGGAGTTCGGCAAAAGCAGCCAGGTGGGCGCTAAGCCTGCCTTCCTGCTCGCCAATGGCTTCTGCTTCGTCTCGATCGATTACCGCATGCTGCCCGATGCCGATGTCGCCACCCAGGCCGGCGATGTCGAAAGGGCCTATGCCTATGTTAGGGCCAACATCGCCCAGCATGGCGGCGATCCCAACCGCATTGTCGGCATGGGCCATTCGGCCGGCTGCCATCTCATCGCCTTGACCGGCATGCGCGGCGGGCTGCCCGGTGTCGCCGGCCTGCTGCTTGACGACACCAGGGCCTATGATCTCGCGGCACTTCAGAAAAATGGCGGCATGGTGCGAGCCTATGCCAGGGTGTTTTCCGATCCGTCGAAATGGGCGGCACTGTCGCCGGCGAGCTATGTCGACGGCCGCAAGCATCCCCCGACCTTCATCGCCTATTCCGGCGCTTCAGGCCGTGGCGAGGATTCCAAGACCTTTGCCGAGCGCCTGCGCGCCACCGGCACTGAGGTGACGCTGTTCGATGGCAGTGCCTATACGCACATGTCGATCAACCACGATTTCGGCGAAGACGGTGATGCGCTGACCGCAGCGGCACTGACGTTTCTGAAGTCTACGGTCGGCTGA
- a CDS encoding acetolactate synthase large subunit encodes MNGADVLCDVLLANDVTVCFANPGTSEMHFVAALDRKPEMRCVLGLFEGVVTGAADGYARMTDRPAATLLHTGPGLANGLANMHNARRARTPMINIVGDHASYHLPLDAPLTSDIEGLAAPMSNWVRRIAGPADVQPATEAAFRASLTPPCVTTLILPADAAWGDADPASPGKIVLTPPPAVDRNAVREIAAAIRAAPGRVGMVVRGRAARADALEIAGQISTGSDVRLFSEVLIARMQRGRGRVAPTRIPYPVDAAIAVLRDIDVLVLVGGKEPVAFFAYPGKPGRLVRDDCQVLTLAAHGQDLHAALEALRDELGIKPSQQTVFATAFPDEATPSGKLTDDAIALSVARKLPDNAIVCDEAVTSARRFFALSAFAAPHDYMMGTGGSIGGGIPMATGAAIACPDRKVINLEADGSGMYTVQGLWTQARENLDVLTIVFSNRTYAILHGEMKNVGVNAIGENARRMLDLDHPALDWVSLAKGMGVEAARADTCERFDALLDSALSRRGPFLIEAVI; translated from the coding sequence ATGAATGGCGCCGATGTCTTGTGCGACGTGCTTTTGGCCAATGATGTGACGGTCTGCTTCGCCAATCCCGGCACGTCCGAAATGCATTTCGTTGCCGCGCTGGACCGCAAGCCTGAGATGCGTTGCGTGCTTGGCCTGTTCGAGGGCGTGGTGACAGGGGCGGCCGACGGCTATGCGCGCATGACTGACCGTCCGGCCGCGACGCTGCTGCACACCGGCCCAGGCCTGGCCAATGGGCTGGCCAACATGCACAACGCCCGCCGCGCCAGGACGCCGATGATCAACATCGTCGGCGACCATGCCTCTTACCATCTGCCGCTCGACGCGCCGCTGACCAGCGACATCGAAGGCCTTGCGGCGCCGATGTCCAACTGGGTGCGCCGCATCGCGGGGCCAGCCGATGTCCAGCCGGCCACGGAGGCGGCGTTTCGCGCCTCGTTGACACCACCCTGTGTCACGACGCTGATCCTGCCGGCGGATGCCGCCTGGGGCGATGCTGACCCGGCGTCGCCGGGCAAGATCGTCCTTACACCGCCGCCGGCGGTCGATAGGAACGCCGTGCGGGAGATCGCCGCCGCGATCCGTGCCGCTCCGGGCCGTGTCGGCATGGTCGTTCGCGGGCGGGCAGCGCGGGCCGACGCGCTGGAAATCGCCGGCCAGATTTCGACAGGCAGCGATGTCCGCCTGTTCAGCGAGGTTCTGATCGCGCGGATGCAACGCGGGCGCGGTCGTGTCGCGCCGACCCGCATCCCCTATCCGGTGGATGCGGCAATAGCGGTCCTGCGGGACATCGACGTGCTGGTGCTGGTCGGCGGCAAGGAGCCGGTCGCGTTCTTTGCCTATCCGGGAAAACCGGGGCGTCTGGTCCGCGATGATTGCCAGGTGCTGACGCTCGCCGCCCATGGTCAGGATTTGCATGCGGCGCTGGAAGCGCTGCGCGACGAGCTTGGCATCAAGCCGTCGCAGCAGACGGTGTTCGCGACCGCGTTTCCCGACGAGGCAACGCCAAGTGGCAAGCTGACGGACGACGCCATCGCACTGTCCGTGGCGCGCAAGCTGCCGGACAATGCGATCGTCTGCGACGAAGCCGTCACCTCGGCCAGGCGTTTTTTCGCGCTGTCGGCCTTTGCCGCGCCGCACGATTACATGATGGGCACGGGCGGATCGATCGGCGGCGGCATTCCGATGGCCACCGGAGCGGCGATCGCTTGTCCCGACCGAAAGGTGATCAATCTGGAGGCCGACGGCAGCGGCATGTACACGGTGCAGGGGCTGTGGACGCAGGCGCGGGAAAATCTCGACGTGCTGACGATCGTCTTCTCCAACCGGACCTACGCGATCCTGCATGGCGAGATGAAGAATGTCGGCGTCAACGCGATCGGCGAGAACGCCAGGCGCATGCTCGACCTCGACCATCCGGCGCTCGACTGGGTGTCGCTGGCCAAGGGCATGGGCGTGGAAGCGGCGCGCGCCGACACCTGCGAGCGCTTCGACGCGCTGCTGGACAGCGCCTTGTCGCGGCGCGGGCCGTTCCTGATCGAAGCGGTGATCTGA
- a CDS encoding BolA family protein codes for MSIQATMEDKLNKAFSPDRLVIINESHLHAGHHHHGSDHHGAYDGTGETHFRVRVVSPVFAGMSRIDRHRAVNELLADELKAGVHALAIEPAAPGEKTRW; via the coding sequence ATGTCCATACAGGCGACCATGGAAGACAAGCTCAACAAGGCATTTTCGCCCGACCGACTGGTCATCATCAACGAAAGCCATCTCCACGCCGGCCACCATCATCACGGCTCGGACCATCACGGCGCCTATGACGGCACCGGCGAAACGCATTTTCGCGTCCGTGTCGTCTCGCCGGTCTTTGCCGGCATGAGCCGCATCGACCGCCACCGCGCCGTCAACGAATTGCTGGCCGACGAACTGAAAGCCGGCGTTCACGCACTAGCGATCGAACCGGCAGCACCCGGCGAAAAGACCCGCTGGTAG
- a CDS encoding J domain-containing protein, protein MGEMKPYPKYFEKIRVRPDKDAELKSHSPICQWDGCKEAGTHRAPVGRMKEGEYFRFCFDHVREYNKGFNYFSGVPDTEVARFQKEAMTGHRPTWKMGVNGASQRTSPGMASPDMAQMRSGRAGYYNRMRDPFDLFKGPKDPREARERKAKPLEAKALETLGLDTKATGKDIKARYKELVKRHHPDANGGDRGSEDRFRDVLQAYRVLKQAGLC, encoded by the coding sequence ATGGGTGAGATGAAGCCGTATCCCAAATATTTCGAGAAGATTCGCGTCCGCCCTGACAAGGATGCGGAGCTGAAGTCGCACTCGCCGATTTGCCAGTGGGATGGCTGCAAGGAGGCCGGCACCCATCGCGCGCCGGTCGGGCGGATGAAGGAGGGCGAGTATTTTCGCTTCTGCTTCGACCATGTGCGCGAGTACAACAAGGGCTTCAACTATTTCTCCGGCGTGCCGGACACCGAGGTCGCGCGCTTCCAGAAGGAAGCCATGACCGGTCACCGGCCGACCTGGAAGATGGGCGTCAACGGCGCCTCGCAGCGCACCTCTCCCGGGATGGCGTCGCCCGATATGGCGCAGATGCGCTCCGGCCGTGCCGGCTATTACAACCGCATGCGCGACCCGTTCGACCTGTTCAAGGGGCCGAAGGATCCGCGCGAGGCGCGCGAGCGCAAGGCCAAGCCGCTTGAGGCCAAGGCGCTGGAAACGCTTGGCCTTGATACAAAGGCGACTGGCAAGGATATCAAGGCGCGCTATAAGGAACTGGTGAAACGTCACCATCCGGATGCGAATGGTGGCGACAGAGGTTCGGAAGACCGGTTCCGCGATGTGCTGCAGGCCTATCGCGTGCTCAAACAGGCGGGCCTGTGCTGA
- the cobS gene encoding cobaltochelatase subunit CobS, producing the protein MNKVDRDIANLPDTTVSVKEKFGFESKMVVPAYSVTSEHVPDIDPDYLFDKATTLAILAGFAYNRRVMVSGYHGTGKSTHIEQVAARLNWPCVRVNLDSHVSRIDLVGKDAIVVKDGLQITEFRDGILPWAYQHNVALCFDEYDAGRPDVMFVIQRVLESSGRLTLLDQSRVIRPHPAFRLFSTANTVGLGDTTGLYHGTQQINQAQMDRWSIVTTLNYLPHDNEVAIVLAKAKHYRDGKGKDIVNKMVRVADMTRSAFINGDLSTVMSPRTVITWAENAEIFGNIGMAFRLTFLNKCDELERSVVAEFYQRAFGEDLPESAANVVLG; encoded by the coding sequence ATGAACAAGGTCGATCGCGACATCGCCAACCTGCCCGACACGACGGTGTCGGTGAAGGAAAAATTCGGCTTCGAGTCCAAGATGGTGGTGCCGGCCTATTCGGTGACATCAGAGCATGTGCCGGACATCGATCCGGACTATCTGTTCGACAAGGCGACGACCTTGGCCATCCTCGCCGGCTTTGCCTACAACCGCCGCGTCATGGTTTCGGGCTATCACGGCACCGGAAAGTCGACCCATATCGAACAGGTCGCCGCCCGCCTTAACTGGCCTTGCGTGCGCGTCAACCTCGATAGCCATGTCAGCCGTATCGATCTCGTCGGCAAGGACGCGATCGTCGTCAAGGACGGCTTGCAGATCACCGAATTCCGCGACGGCATCCTGCCCTGGGCCTACCAGCACAATGTCGCGCTCTGCTTCGACGAGTATGATGCCGGCCGCCCCGACGTGATGTTCGTCATCCAGCGCGTGCTGGAATCGTCGGGCCGCCTCACGCTGCTCGACCAGAGCCGGGTCATTCGTCCGCATCCGGCGTTCCGGTTGTTTTCGACCGCCAACACGGTTGGTCTCGGCGACACCACAGGCCTCTATCACGGCACGCAGCAGATCAACCAGGCGCAGATGGACCGTTGGTCGATCGTCACCACGCTGAACTATCTGCCGCACGACAATGAAGTCGCCATCGTGCTGGCCAAGGCCAAGCACTACCGCGACGGCAAGGGCAAGGACATCGTCAACAAGATGGTGCGCGTCGCCGACATGACGCGTTCGGCCTTCATCAATGGCGACTTGTCGACTGTGATGAGCCCGCGTACCGTCATCACCTGGGCCGAGAATGCCGAGATTTTTGGCAATATCGGCATGGCGTTCCGGCTGACCTTCCTCAACAAGTGCGACGAACTGGAGCGTTCGGTGGTTGCCGAGTTCTACCAGCGCGCCTTTGGTGAGGATCTGCCGGAAAGCGCCGCCAACGTGGTGCTGGGGTGA
- the cobT gene encoding cobaltochelatase subunit CobT, giving the protein MAGPGDNTRNKSKTGSEVDSFKRAVTVCMRAIAGDKELEVGFAKDRPALAGNRARLPELPKKASKTDIAITRGLGDSMALKRACHDVRIHTKLAPEGKAARAIYDAVEQARVEAIGSRAMQGVADNIGSMLEDKYAKANLVDVKDKADAPIEEALALMVREKLTGRPVPKSGERLVELWRPWVEEKAKADLDGLSAKLGDQQAFARVVREMLASMEMAEELGDDQETEDSEDNDDNQPQGEEQSEEGGEEDSGSEQSQSEDAEASADDEQSSETEASDATADDLSDDDDADAETPGEARRNDNPFTNLPKEIDYKVYTTAFDETVGAEELCEEEELDRLRAFLDKQLANLSGVVGRLANRLQRRLMAQQNRSWDFDLEEGYLDPARLVRVVIDPMQPLSFKQERDTKFRDTVVTLVLDNSGSMRGRPITVAATCADILARTLERCGVSVEILGFTTRAWKGGQAREKWLKDGKPPNPGRLNDLRHIIYKSADHPWRRARRNLGLMMREGLLKENIDGEALLWAHNRLIARPEQRKILMMISDGAPVDDSTLSVNPGNYLERHLRAVIELIETRSPVELLAIGIGHDVTRYYRRAVTIVDAEELAGAMTEQLASLFAEESAKDTRRGGMRRAG; this is encoded by the coding sequence ATGGCGGGTCCGGGCGACAACACGCGCAACAAGTCGAAGACGGGGTCTGAAGTCGACAGCTTCAAGCGCGCCGTCACCGTCTGCATGCGTGCCATTGCCGGCGACAAGGAACTCGAAGTCGGCTTCGCCAAGGATCGGCCAGCACTTGCGGGCAACCGTGCGCGACTGCCCGAGCTGCCGAAGAAGGCGTCGAAGACCGATATCGCCATCACCCGCGGTCTCGGCGATTCCATGGCGCTGAAGCGCGCTTGCCACGATGTGCGCATCCACACGAAGCTGGCGCCGGAAGGCAAGGCGGCCCGCGCCATCTATGATGCGGTCGAGCAGGCCCGCGTCGAGGCGATCGGCAGCCGCGCCATGCAGGGTGTCGCCGACAATATCGGCTCGATGCTGGAGGACAAATACGCCAAGGCCAATCTCGTCGACGTCAAGGATAAGGCTGATGCGCCGATCGAGGAAGCGCTGGCGCTGATGGTGCGCGAGAAGCTCACCGGCCGGCCGGTGCCGAAGAGCGGCGAGCGGCTGGTCGAGCTCTGGCGTCCCTGGGTCGAGGAAAAGGCCAAGGCCGACCTCGACGGCCTGTCAGCCAAGCTCGGTGACCAGCAAGCCTTCGCCCGCGTCGTGCGCGAGATGCTGGCCTCTATGGAAATGGCCGAGGAACTCGGCGACGACCAGGAGACGGAAGACTCCGAGGACAATGACGACAACCAGCCGCAAGGCGAGGAGCAGAGCGAGGAGGGCGGCGAAGAGGATTCCGGCTCCGAGCAGTCGCAGTCCGAGGATGCCGAGGCTTCGGCCGATGACGAGCAATCGTCCGAGACGGAGGCGTCGGACGCCACCGCCGACGATCTGTCGGACGACGACGATGCCGATGCCGAGACACCCGGCGAGGCGCGCCGCAACGACAATCCCTTCACCAATCTGCCGAAGGAAATCGACTACAAGGTCTACACCACTGCTTTCGACGAGACTGTCGGCGCCGAGGAACTGTGTGAGGAAGAAGAACTCGACCGGCTGCGCGCCTTCCTCGACAAGCAGCTTGCCAATCTGTCCGGCGTCGTCGGACGGCTCGCCAACCGGCTGCAGCGCCGGCTGATGGCGCAGCAGAACCGGTCCTGGGATTTCGATCTGGAAGAGGGCTATCTCGATCCGGCGCGGCTGGTGCGCGTCGTCATCGACCCGATGCAGCCGCTGTCCTTCAAGCAGGAACGCGACACCAAATTCCGCGACACGGTGGTGACGCTGGTGCTCGACAATTCGGGCTCCATGCGCGGCCGGCCGATAACGGTTGCCGCCACCTGCGCCGACATCCTGGCGCGCACGCTGGAGCGTTGCGGCGTCTCGGTGGAGATTCTCGGCTTCACCACGCGGGCGTGGAAGGGTGGCCAAGCGCGCGAAAAATGGCTGAAGGACGGCAAGCCGCCGAACCCCGGCCGGCTCAACGATCTGCGCCACATCATATACAAGTCGGCCGATCATCCATGGCGCCGCGCACGGCGCAATCTCGGCCTGATGATGCGCGAAGGCCTGCTCAAGGAAAACATCGACGGCGAGGCGCTGCTGTGGGCGCATAACCGGCTGATCGCCCGGCCCGAACAACGCAAGATCCTGATGATGATCTCGGATGGTGCGCCGGTCGACGATTCGACGCTTTCCGTGAACCCAGGCAACTATCTCGAGCGCCATCTGCGCGCCGTCATCGAACTGATCGAGACGCGCTCGCCGGTGGAGTTGCTGGCGATCGGCATCGGCCATGACGTCACGCGCTATTACCGGCGTGCTGTCACCATCGTCGATGCCGAGGAACTGGCCGGCGCCATGACCGAGCAACTGGCTTCGCTGTTTGCCGAGGAGAGCGCGAAGGATACGCGTCGCGGCGGCATGCGGCGCGCCGGATGA
- a CDS encoding esterase-like activity of phytase family protein: MIFSPGGFRQTLFVAIALLGGMASASAGSAPVEAIEVSARPITQFHIGRSDKQFGPLEFVGGLEMTSPSRDFGALSAFRFLKAGSDFIGVADTGYWFFGTVVRDADRRPVGMQNFRMQQMVDQSGQPIDEKWEVDAEGLAVKDGIATVGFERNHRVAQFRIDPENMTAPFKQLDFLVPARELRQNRGFETVTHANANGQHQGGLVVVSEKSLDKSGNIYAAIIEGPHKGVFTVKRNGDFDITDGAFLPDGDLLLLERSFTMAGGLKMRLRRIHGESVEKGAVADGPVLLEADMGYQIDNMEGLDIWTRDDGALMVSLISDDNHSILQRNLYLEFILHQD; this comes from the coding sequence ATGATCTTTTCGCCGGGCGGGTTTCGGCAGACCTTGTTCGTCGCCATCGCCTTGCTTGGCGGCATGGCTTCGGCGTCAGCTGGCTCGGCCCCAGTCGAAGCCATCGAAGTCTCGGCCCGCCCGATCACCCAATTCCATATTGGCCGTTCCGACAAGCAGTTCGGCCCGCTCGAATTCGTCGGCGGGCTGGAAATGACCTCGCCATCGCGTGATTTCGGCGCGCTGTCGGCCTTTCGGTTCCTGAAAGCGGGCAGCGATTTCATCGGCGTGGCCGATACAGGCTACTGGTTCTTCGGCACGGTGGTGCGCGACGCCGACAGGCGGCCGGTGGGCATGCAGAATTTCCGCATGCAGCAGATGGTCGACCAGAGCGGCCAGCCGATCGACGAGAAATGGGAAGTCGATGCCGAAGGGCTCGCGGTCAAGGATGGCATCGCCACCGTCGGTTTCGAGCGCAACCATCGCGTCGCCCAGTTCCGGATCGACCCTGAAAACATGACGGCGCCGTTCAAGCAGCTGGATTTCCTGGTGCCGGCGCGGGAGCTGCGCCAGAACCGTGGCTTCGAGACCGTCACCCACGCCAATGCCAATGGCCAGCATCAGGGCGGTCTGGTCGTGGTCTCGGAGAAGAGCCTCGACAAATCAGGCAACATCTATGCCGCCATCATCGAAGGGCCGCACAAGGGTGTCTTCACCGTCAAGCGCAACGGCGATTTCGACATCACCGATGGCGCTTTCCTGCCGGATGGCGACCTTTTGCTGCTGGAGCGCAGTTTCACCATGGCGGGCGGGCTGAAGATGCGGCTGCGGCGCATCCATGGCGAGAGTGTCGAGAAGGGTGCCGTTGCCGACGGGCCGGTGCTGCTGGAAGCCGACATGGGCTACCAGATCGACAATATGGAAGGTCTCGACATCTGGACCCGCGACGACGGCGCACTGATGGTGTCGCTGATCTCCGACGACAACCACTCGATCCTGCAGCGCAACCTCTACCTGGAATTTATCCTGCATCAGGATTGA
- a CDS encoding ArsR/SmtB family transcription factor, with the protein MLNYSEIDSILRALVEPTRRQILERLSRGPATVSQLAEPFGMTFAAVLQHLQALEACGLIRSEKIGRVRTCRIEPGGLAPLADWIAERRIPAERQLDRLGEILAETDPSSPKVQD; encoded by the coding sequence ATGCTTAACTATTCCGAGATCGACAGCATCCTTCGCGCTCTGGTCGAGCCGACCCGCCGCCAGATCCTGGAACGGTTGAGCCGCGGACCGGCCACCGTCAGCCAGCTGGCGGAGCCTTTCGGCATGACGTTTGCCGCCGTGCTGCAGCATCTGCAGGCGCTGGAGGCCTGCGGACTGATCCGCAGCGAAAAGATCGGGCGGGTGCGCACCTGTCGGATCGAACCGGGCGGGCTCGCTCCGCTCGCCGACTGGATTGCCGAACGCCGCATACCGGCGGAACGCCAACTCGACCGGCTTGGCGAGATTCTGGCCGAGACGGACCCATCATCCCCGAAAGTTCAAGATTAG